CATCCTGGGGTTCGGGGAGGCTCTGCGGGTGCTCCTGGAGAACCTGGAGATCACCAACGGGGCCCGGGGGCTTCCGGGCATCGAGCCCTTCACCACCCTGCCCCTGGTGGTCCTCTGTCTGGCCGGGTCCGTGTGGGTGGCCCGGAACTTCCTCCTGTCCCGGTTCGGTCAGGGGTGCATCGCCCTGCGGGAGGACCCGGTGGCGGCGGAGATGGCGGGGGTGCACCTGTTTCGGGCCCGACTCCTCTCCCTGGTTGTGAGCGCCGCCTTCTGCGGCCTCTCCGGGGGGCTCCTGGCCCACTACCTCTCCTTCGTGCAGCCCGTCATGTTCACCCTCACCCAGTCCACCATGCTCCTGGCGGCGGTGATCGCCGGGGGCATGGGCAGCATCTCCGGGCCCCTGATCGCGTCGTTTCTGTTCATCGCCCTGCCCGAGGCCCTGAGGGTGGCCCAGATGTGGCGGCTGGTGGCCTACGGTCTGGTGCTGGTGCTCATCATGCTCTTCCGGCCCCAGGGGCTCATGGGGTACCAGGAGATCGGCTCGTGGATCCGGGGGTGGCGTCGTGGACGGACTGCTTGAGGTCCGGGGGCTTTCCCGGGAGTTTGGGGGCATCCGGGCGGTGGACGACCTGTCCTTCTCCGTGGCCCCGGGGAGCATCACGGGGATCATCGGGCCCAACGGGGCGGGGAAGACCACGGTGTTCAACCTGGTCACCGGGGTGTACCGCCCCACGGCGGGAGAGATCCGCCTGGGGAACACGGTCCTCTCGGGGCGGCGTCCCGACGAGGTGGTGCGGGCCGGGGTGGCCCGGACCTTCCAGAACATCCGTCTCTTCAACCGCCTCTCCTGTCTGGACAACGTGCGGGTTCCCCTGCTCCAGAGGGAGACCTACGGGGTGTTCTCCTCCCTGCTTCGGCTGCCCGGGGTCCGGGCCCGGCACCGGGGGGTGGACGCCCGGGCGGAGGAGCTGCTGGACCTGGTGGGGCTCTCGGAACATCGGGATCGGGGGGCCTCCAATCTGCCCTACGGCCTCCAGCGGAAGCTGGAGATCGCCCGGGCCCTGGCCATGGAGCCCCGTCTGCTGCTTCTGGACGAGCCCGCCGCGGGGATGAACGGGGAGGAATCCCGGCAGCTCTCCGGGCTGGTCCGGGAGCTGCATCG
The sequence above is drawn from the Aminomonas paucivorans DSM 12260 genome and encodes:
- a CDS encoding branched-chain amino acid ABC transporter permease, which translates into the protein MNYVLSIVTLAGINMIAVLGLSIFTGFTGLFSFGHAAFVGIGAYVSAILTYYYFVPFPLALGAGVVAAGAVSLVIGVPTLRAKLRSDYFAIAILGFGEALRVLLENLEITNGARGLPGIEPFTTLPLVVLCLAGSVWVARNFLLSRFGQGCIALREDPVAAEMAGVHLFRARLLSLVVSAAFCGLSGGLLAHYLSFVQPVMFTLTQSTMLLAAVIAGGMGSISGPLIASFLFIALPEALRVAQMWRLVAYGLVLVLIMLFRPQGLMGYQEIGSWIRGWRRGRTA
- a CDS encoding ABC transporter ATP-binding protein, with amino-acid sequence MDGLLEVRGLSREFGGIRAVDDLSFSVAPGSITGIIGPNGAGKTTVFNLVTGVYRPTAGEIRLGNTVLSGRRPDEVVRAGVARTFQNIRLFNRLSCLDNVRVPLLQRETYGVFSSLLRLPGVRARHRGVDARAEELLDLVGLSEHRDRGASNLPYGLQRKLEIARALAMEPRLLLLDEPAAGMNGEESRQLSGLVRELHRRFGLTILLIEHHMDVVMGLCDRILVLHFGACLAWGTPEEVRSNEQVLRAYLGKEGRPCSPCGA